The genomic segment ACGATAACCTCAAATTTTTCAGCCCAAGGATGCCCTTCTAAGTCTATGGGGCATGTGCCTCTAATTATCCATTCTCCGTTTTTCTGTTCAACCGAGGAAATGTCTATCCTTTCCGTGTTCTTCCTTTTCTTGATGAACTCGACAACTACTTGTTGAGCAGTTTGTGTGGAAACGGAGTTGCTGTTCTTCATTTATTTTTCCTCTCCATTTTTTGGTGTCTTTGTTATTTGTTAAGGGTGGCATTAAGGGTTATGAATGAAAAATCGTTAGTGAAACTAAATATAGGTTTGATTTTGTACACATTCTTTTTCTGCGATAGATTCAAATTAGCAGAAACCATTTTTTACTTAGAAATGTGCGGAAAAGGGAAGTATGGCAGAGAAAAAACGTGTAATCTTCCATGTGGATATGGACCAGTTTTTCGCTGCTGTTGAGGAGAGAACACATCCAGAGTATAAGGGTAAGCCGGTGATTGTAGGTGCTGATCCAAAGGAAGGAAGAGGCAGAGGAGTTGTAAGCACATGTAATTATGAGGCTAGAAAGTTTGGTGTGAGATCAGGCATGCCAATTTCTAAGGCTTGGAAATTGTGTCCTAACGCGGTATATCTGCCTGTAAATTATGAGCTTTACATGAAAGTTTCTGAAGATATCATGAATATTTTGCGTAAATATGCAGACAAGTTTGAGTGTTGGGGGATAGATGAGGCTTTTCTTGATGTAACCGCAAAAGTGAAAGATTATGCTGAAGCAGAAGCCTTAGCACGTCAAATTAAGAATGAAATTTACGGAAAAGAGCAGTTGACTTGTTCAATTGGGGTTGGTCCAAACAAGCTTGTCGCAAAAATAGCCAGTGACTTCCAAAAACCAGATGGATTAACAGTTGTAAAGGAAGAGGATGCTGAAAAATTTTTGGCTCCTTTACCTGTTCGCAAGCTTCTGTGGGTTGGACGAAAAACTGAACAGAAACTGAAGGCTATGGGAATCAAAACCATAGGCGATTTAGCACGTTTTGACCCTACTGTTTTGACTGAGAAATTTGGGGTTGTAGGTACACAAATGTATTTGATGGCGCGTGGAATTGACAGAAGCGAAGTTGAAGAAAGAGGCGAAGTCAAGTCTATCAGTCGTGAAACCACTTTTGAAGAGGACACGTCTGATTTCGGGTTGATTTTAGACACTGCAGATAGACTTTCAGAAGAAGTGCTTAAGGACGTTTTAAGGCAAAATCTTTACTTCAAAACGGTCACGGTGAAAGTGCGTTACGAAAATTTTGAGACGCACACGCATAGCAAAACCTTGCCTTTCTTCACTAATCGACTACAAGATTTGAGTCACATAGCCAGAGAACTGCTAGAAGCGTATTTTAGACCTAATAGGAAAATACGACTTATAGGTGTGAGAGTTTCCAGTTTTGTATCAGGAGAAAAACAAAAAACACTGGCTTAATGGTGAAAATTCGTGTCATTTCCGTTTTATATTTGGGTATTTTTCTCTTATTTTTGCATCTGCTATTTTTGCAATCATCGCGTTTGAAATCAACACATACTTTACTCCGGTGAGTTCTGCAAGCTCTGCTGGTTTCTGGTCTTGCGTAATTAACAGTAAATCGTTTTTCTTTGCGTACTCTACAACATCTTTGTCTTTTGCTCCTTGTAATCCCACTTCTTGAGCTGTCACCACTTCCCATCCCAAAGTCTCAAAGTATTCTTTTAAACCCGCATACATCTCATCAAGCAAAAGCTTCAATGACGCCCACCTTTTTTCATTTTAGTGTTGATTCTTTCTTTATTTAGTTATCCTTTTCGTTCTATACTCAACAATAATTTTAATAAGCTCATAAGCAAGTCCATTAACATTAATTGTAAAAAAAGGGAAGAGAAAGTTGGCGCAAGTTTCCGGCGTAAAAGTGGTGCTCACAGCGTCAGCTACCGAAATGAGTGACTTTTACAATAACCCATTCATTGCGTTCGTTGCAGGTTTTGCTAAAGGACCTTTGCCCTTGTGGTTTGTGAGAAAAATGCTTTATCCACCTGTAGAGCGAACCCCCGATGGGAGAGCCAAGTACGCGCCTTATGGTCTGCGAAAGGTGGAAGCCATTCTTTTGGAAAACGGCTTCAGCGAGTCTGAAGTTGCTGTGGTACACCCGTTTGACTTAGACCTCTTCATCGGACCTAACACAAAAGCGGTAGGCATTTCTTCAATGGACCCCACAGGCATGGGTTACGTAAGCAAAACGTACTCTTCGCTTGTTGGCGGAGGAGAACCAATGAACGCCATCGAATTTAGAGAACTCGTAAAGCATCCAAGTATTCAGAGATTCAAGCCCAAGATTATTGTGGGCGGGTTTGGTTCATGGCAACTTGAACGCAAAAAAGTGGCAGACAGCTACGGCGTAGACTGTGTTGTTATTGGGGAAGGAGAAAAAGTTGTGGCGGACATTTTTAATAAAGCTGTGAAGGATGTACCTCTTCCCTCAGTAGTTCGTGTCACGAGAAGTCTTGAAAATGAAAACTCACCCATTATTAGACACGCGGCAATTCATGGCGCAGTAGAAATTTCTAGAGGTTGTGGACGGAACTGTCAGTTTTGCACGCCTACGATGCAGAAGAAACGTGATGTTCCACTGGAAAGAATAATGAGAGAAGTGGAAATAACTGTTAGGGAAGGCTGTTCAAGAATTACACTGGTCACCGAAGACCTTTTCCTATACGGCTCAAAAGATAAACGCTTCATACCCAATAAGGAAGCCATTCTAAAACTAGTAAAGAGCGTGGCTGCTTATCCAGGCGTTAAATCCATTCAACTTTCGCATACATCTCTTGCTCCTGTTGTCTGCGACCCCGGCATGATTAAGGAAGTTGCTGAAGTTCTCATAGAACGTTACTGGTACGCTCATAACAAGAAGCCAATTGTAACTTCTGAAACAGGAATAGAAACCGGAAGCGTTAGGCTTATGC from the Candidatus Bathyarchaeota archaeon A05DMB-5 genome contains:
- the dinB gene encoding DNA polymerase IV, with amino-acid sequence MAEKKRVIFHVDMDQFFAAVEERTHPEYKGKPVIVGADPKEGRGRGVVSTCNYEARKFGVRSGMPISKAWKLCPNAVYLPVNYELYMKVSEDIMNILRKYADKFECWGIDEAFLDVTAKVKDYAEAEALARQIKNEIYGKEQLTCSIGVGPNKLVAKIASDFQKPDGLTVVKEEDAEKFLAPLPVRKLLWVGRKTEQKLKAMGIKTIGDLARFDPTVLTEKFGVVGTQMYLMARGIDRSEVEERGEVKSISRETTFEEDTSDFGLILDTADRLSEEVLKDVLRQNLYFKTVTVKVRYENFETHTHSKTLPFFTNRLQDLSHIARELLEAYFRPNRKIRLIGVRVSSFVSGEKQKTLA
- a CDS encoding DUF5615 family PIN-like protein; the encoded protein is MKLLLDEMYAGLKEYFETLGWEVVTAQEVGLQGAKDKDVVEYAKKNDLLLITQDQKPAELAELTGVKYVLISNAMIAKIADAKIREKYPNIKRK
- a CDS encoding B12-binding domain-containing radical SAM protein; this translates as MAQVSGVKVVLTASATEMSDFYNNPFIAFVAGFAKGPLPLWFVRKMLYPPVERTPDGRAKYAPYGLRKVEAILLENGFSESEVAVVHPFDLDLFIGPNTKAVGISSMDPTGMGYVSKTYSSLVGGGEPMNAIEFRELVKHPSIQRFKPKIIVGGFGSWQLERKKVADSYGVDCVVIGEGEKVVADIFNKAVKDVPLPSVVRVTRSLENENSPIIRHAAIHGAVEISRGCGRNCQFCTPTMQKKRDVPLERIMREVEITVREGCSRITLVTEDLFLYGSKDKRFIPNKEAILKLVKSVAAYPGVKSIQLSHTSLAPVVCDPGMIKEVAEVLIERYWYAHNKKPIVTSETGIETGSVRLMRKYMAGKMLPYEPEQWKEIVAQSFGILNDNNWYPLATLIIGLPDEKEEDVLETLELLDDLKGYNAFYVPLFFVPLENCLLMDKSGAELDSLTKARWEFLTRCWEYNIRIWRDTFLENRIHSPLLCSFLKQGVIPIAGKIAGYYYGAKHGEQMKKAIWRMATA